The Roseofilum capinflatum BLCC-M114 genome includes the window TCCACCACATTGTCGTATCCGGAGCGAAACAACTCATGAAAACTGGCCAAATGTCTCACATAGCGAGGTTCCATCACCTTATCCTCAGCACCGGCAATAAAATAAACCGGCTGCTGTAGATGGGCCACCAATTGGGGCAAGCGGTGAACCTCCTCCTCCGTCGTCGAATCCAATAAAGCTCCTAGGGCCGCCTCATACTCGGCTGTGACAAAATCAATTAACCGTTGTCGTCCCCAAGTTCTTGATAGGGGTTGAGCCACCTGAGAGCGGGTAAAGAGCCAATCGAGCAAAGGCACATCCACCAACCACCGAGGCCGCCGTTTCACCAATTGAGCGCCAGCAGAGCGGAAGCGCTCGAATTCCTCTTTTAAGTAAATGCCGCCCCCAGAATTGAGGCAAAACACCCCGCCAATGCGATCGCCCAATTGAGAAGCCGCCCATAGGGACACACTGCCCCCCAAAGAATGGCCCACCAACCAAGCCTTCTCAATTTGTAATTGATCGAGGAGAACCCCCAAATCCTTAGCATAATCGCTGGGAGTATAGCCCAAAATCGGCTCGCCCCCATGGGTCTGTAAACCTTGTATGGCCTCCGATTCACCAAA containing:
- a CDS encoding alpha/beta fold hydrolase, with product MAKIDILGVSHTYELTEPKTANPTLVFVHGWLLSRAYWRPLVEQLRSHYQCLAYDLRGFGESEAIQGLQTHGGEPILGYTPSDYAKDLGVLLDQLQIEKAWLVGHSLGGSVSLWAASQLGDRIGGVFCLNSGGGIYLKEEFERFRSAGAQLVKRRPRWLVDVPLLDWLFTRSQVAQPLSRTWGRQRLIDFVTAEYEAALGALLDSTTEEEVHRLPQLVAHLQQPVYFIAGAEDKVMEPRYVRHLASFHELFRSGYDNVVELPGCGHFSMLEATDQVAQEIDRLIHAEEMGDRLAS